In Corylus avellana chromosome ca2, CavTom2PMs-1.0, the following proteins share a genomic window:
- the LOC132168544 gene encoding uncharacterized protein LOC132168544: MAISPGPTTTFTSSSFILKPCLSFSFLLHNSMLKRLLLSPTLHRFFSHPTKFLSFPGTHPCACAHFPSLSWPVSPIFPRPIHSLNVLAMAERPSAPASHSHNHTNRLAAEHSPYLLQHAHNPVDWYPWGEEAFAEARRRDVPIFLSIGYSTCHWCHVMEVESFEDEGVAKLLNDWFVSIKVDREERPDVDKVYMTYVQALYGGGGWPLSVFLSPDLKPLMGGTYFPPDDNYGRPGFKTILRKVKDAWDSKRDILVKSGAFAIEQLTEALSASASSNKVPDGLPQNALRLCAEQLSSSYDSKFGGFGSAPKFPRPVEIQLMFHWSKKLEETGKLSEANEALKKVFFSLQCMARGGIHDHVGGGFHRYSVDECWHVPHFEKMLYDQGQLANVYLDAFSISKDIFYSCVSRDILDYLGRDMIGQEGEIFSAEDADSAENEGASRKKEGAFYVWTSKEIDDILGEHATLFKDHYYVKPLGNCDLSRMSDPHHEFKEKNVLIERQNPTEMASKLGMPVEKYLDILGECKRKLFEVRSKRPRPHLDDKVIVSWNGLALSSFARASKILKDEDEGTKFDEGTKFNFPVVGCDPQEYMEVAEKAASFIRRQLYNEQTHRLQHSFRNGPSKAPGFLDDYAFLISGLLDLFEFGGGIKWLLWATELQETQDELFLDREGGGYFNTPGEDPSVLLRVKEDHDGAEPSGNSVSAINLVRLGSLVSGSRSDCYRQTAEHLLAVFETRLKDMAMAVPLMCCAADMVTAPHRKQVVLVGHKPSIEFENMLVAAHAAYDPDKTVIHVDPSSEEEMEFWEEYNSNVALMAKNNFAADKVVALVCQNFTCGAPITDPGSLKALLSQKASSSA; this comes from the exons ATGGCAATTTCTCCTGGACCAACAACAACCTTTACCTCCTCCTCTTTCATACTAAAAccttgtctttctttttctttccttctccaCAATTCTATGCTCAAGAGGCTGCTGCTCTCTCCCACTCTCCACCGCTTTTTCTCTCACCCAACTAAATTCCTATCCTTCCCTGGAACACACCCTTGTGCCTGTGCTCACTTTCCCTCGCTTTCTTGGCCTGTCTCCCCCATTTTCCCTCGACCCATTCACTCCCTCAACGTCCTGGCCATGGCTGAACGACCCTCAGCACCTGCGTCGCATTCTCACAACCACACCAATCGTTTAGCTGCCGAGCACAGTCCCTATCTTCTTCAGCATGCTCATAACCCT GTTGATTGGTATCCATGGGGTGAGGAAGCCTTCGCGGAAGCGCGAAGGAGAGACGTGCCCATCTTCTTGTCAA TTGGATACAGCACCTGCCATTG GTGTCATGTTATGGAGGTGGAATCTTTTGAGGATGAAGGGGTTGCCAAATTGTTGAATGATTGGTTTGTCAGTATCAAG GTGGATCGGGAAGAGCGCCCTGATGTTGATAAG GTATACATGACTTATGTGCAGGCTTTGTACGGTGGTGGAGGTTGGCCACTTAGTGTCTTTCTTTCACCTGATTTGAAACCTTTAATGGGTGGAACATACTTTCCGCCGGATGACAACTATGGGAGACCAGGGTTCAAGACTATACTTAG AAAGGTGAAGGATGCCTGGGATAGTAAGAGGGATATTCTTGTTAAGAGTGGAGCCTTTGCTATTGAGCAGCTCACAGAGGCATTATCTGCGAGTGCAAGTTCTAATAAAGTGCCAGATGGGCTTCCACAAAATGCCTTGCGTCTATGTGCAGAGCAG CTTTCTTCTAGTTATGATTCAAAGTTTGGTGGCTTTGGATCTGCCCCAAAGTTTCCTAGACCAGTCGAAATTCAGCTGATGTTTCACTGGTCCAAAAAATTGGAGGAAACTGGAAAGTTAAGTGAAGCAAATGAAGCTTTGAAAAAGGTTTTCTTTAGCTTGCAATGCATGGCAAGAGGAGGCATCCATGATCACGTTGGAGGTGGCTTTCATAGATATAGCGTGGACGAGTGCTGGCATG TTCCCCACTTTGAGAAAATGCTGTATGATCAAGGGCAGCTTGCTAATGTCTATTTAGATGCTTTTTCTATCTCCAAAGACATCTTCTATTCATGTGTATCTCGGGATATTCTTGATTATTTGGGGAGAGACATGATTGGACAAGAAGGTGAGATCTTTTCAGCAGAGGACGCTGACAGTGCCGAAAATGAAGGTGCCTCGAGAAAAAAGGAGGGAGCCTTCTACGTATGGACCAGCAAAGAG ATTGATGACATACTTGGAGAGCATGCAACTCTTTTCAAGGACCATTACTATGTAAAGCCTTTGGGTAATTGTGACCTTTCTAGAATGAGTGATCCTCACCATGAATTCAAGGAAAAGAATGTGCTGATTGAGAGACAAAATCCAACTGAAATGGCATCAAAACTTGGCATGCCTGTTGAAAAATATCTTGATATTTTGGGTGAATGTAAGCGAAAGCTATTCGAAGTAAGATCAAAGCGACCAAGACCGCATTTGGATGATAAG GTAATTGTATCATGGAATGGTCTGGCACTATCATCCTTTGCAAGGGCttcaaaaattttgaaggaTGAAGACGAGGGGACCAAATTCGACGAGGGGACCAAATTCAACTTTCCTGTTGTTGGTTGTGAT CCCCAGGAGTACATGGAAGTTGCGGAGAAGGCGGCATCTTTTATCAGGAGACAGCTCTATAACGAGCAAACACACAGGCTACAACACAGCTTTAGGAATGGCCCATCTAAAGCACCAGGGTTTTTAGATGATTATGCTTTTCTGATTTCGGGTTTGCTGGATCTTTTTGAGTTTGGTGGTGGAATTAAGTGGCTACTTTGGGCAACCGAACTGCAAGAAACCCAG GATGAATTATTTCTTGATAGAGAGGGAGGAGGCTATTTCAATACCCCAGGGGAAGACCCGTCGGTTCTCCTCCGCGTGAAGGAAGATCATGATGGGGCAGAGCCCTCTGGAAACTCAGTTTCTGCAATTAATCTTGTAAGGTTGGGCTCCTTGGTTTCAGGCAGTAGGTCTGATTGTTACAGGCAGACTGCAGAGCATCTTCTG GCAGTTTTTGAGACAAGACTAAAAGATATGGCCATGGCAGTGCCTCTGATGTGTTGTGCAGCTGACATGGTCACTGCTCCCCATCGGAAGCAAGTTGTCTTAGTTGGCCATAAGCCTTCTATAGAGTTCGAAAACATGCTTGTTGCAGCCCACGCAGCATATGATCCCGATAAAACA GTTATTCACGTAGACCCTTCCAGTGAAGAAGAGATGGAGTTTTGGGAGGAATATAATAGCAATGTTGCCCTCATGGCGAAGAATAATTTTGCTGCAGATAAAGTGGTAGCTCTGGTATGCCAAAACTTCACTTGTGGTGCCCCCATTACAGATCCTGGATCTCTCAAGGCTCTGCTCTCCCAGAAAGCCTCCTCTTCTGCATAA